In Monodelphis domestica isolate mMonDom1 chromosome 1, mMonDom1.pri, whole genome shotgun sequence, the sequence TCTGGACTCAAATCTCCATACAcccatgtatttttttcttgccAACTTGGCCATTTTGGATATTGGTTGCACATCCACAGTTCTGCCCAAATTGCTGGAGAACCTTGTTGTGGAGAAGAAATCCATCTCTTATGAAGGCTGCATGACACAGTTGTATTTCCTTTCTTGGTTTTTGGGCACTGAGCTTCTGCTTTTCACAGTGATGGCTTATGACAGATATGTGGCCATCTGCCATCCCCTACATTATAACACTATGTTGAGTAAGATGATTTGTGTGTTATTAGTGAGCAGTGTGTGGGTCACCAGTGCCCTTGTCTCATTATTACACACTGGTCTAATGGTAAGATTAACCTTTTGTGGTCCTAATGAAATTCAGCACTTTCTTTGTGAAATTCCCTCTTTGTTGCTGCTCTCCTGCAGCTCCACATATCTGAACAACATTGCAATAATCATGGCAGATGTTTATTTTGGGGTGATTAATTTTGTACTCACTATGGTGTCTTATGGCTTTATCATTTCCAACATCCTAAAGATCCGCACCActgaggggaagaagaaagccTTCTCCACCTGTTCCTCCCACCTCATGGTAGTCAGCATTTATTATACAACAATcatatatacttattttttccCAGGCTCAGGCTCTTCAATGGATAATGGTAAAGTGGTGGCTCTCTTGTACACTGCATTTTGCCCCACAGTAAACCCTCTTATATATACTTTAAGgaataaggattttaaaactGCCCTCAAGAAAATGTttctattcattcaataaatagttGAAATTGGTGAAAATAAATTACTTGAATGTTATGTGTGTGGTGCTATTATGAGATTCAAATGTAAGAGGTGATATAAAGTTTGTTAATTTCTTTAGTTCAATTGATAGAATATTATTTCCCCCCTGGAATCATTTAGGATGCTCTTCTTGGTTGGTGCAGCTAGATAGATATAGTTctatggatagagcaccaggtctgtaGAAAGgaatccttgagttcaaatctgggctcagacactgaCTAGGCATTaaatcctgagaaagtcacttaaattattttttgcttcagtttcctaatttataagatgaactggagaaggaaatggcaaaatattcctGTAttttttgccaacaaaacccaaaAGGGAGTCACAAGATTTTGACTTTATTGAAAATGACTATACAACAACAGGTACTTGAATGGTTTCCAAATATGACCAAATAACACAGTAGTACACACCTATAGGGAATGTCAGGCTCATAGATTATAGATGTCTAGAAGTGGAATTGGTTTTTTAAGGATATGAGTTCCCAATATCTAGACAAGCAGTTGTGTCCTAGAGGGTCTTTCCACTTTAAGTTTATCTTGGAAATCTATTATTTGTGTGGTGGAGTCATacgtagatcaaagcatactattttaaacttttatttatggttttattttgtggtATGACTTTATATGAGTATGGTCTtagtataatatggaaatatgttttgcatgataatatctGTATAATCAAGATTAAATTGTTTAAGCTCACTGAGAGGATAGAgggaagaaatggagggagacaatttggattgtaTAAAATTgtaaaacatatgttgaaaattcttattacatataatgaggaaaataatacattttcaaataaagaaaaaagaaatctatcatttctcaaaaaaaagtTAGCCTAATAGTCCAAATAGGAAAAACTAAATGTGGGAAAGTGGTTATTGTTTACACTGTGATATGTAGATGGGTGGTTGGTTATTTCATTTGTTAGtacattgattcatatatctAGCACAGTTATAGATAGAAAATTAGTTAAGTCCAGATGCATTTAGTCGAAAGATTTAAGGTTTGTTGTCTCCTGgggatttatctatttcttttttttaaatttgtatttctttttatcatttgaaaaattttactttattaattaatttagaatatttttctattgttataTGATTCacgttcttcccctcccctcctcccatcccctcccataaccaacaaacaattctactgggttttacatgtgtcttgatcaagacctatttccatattattaatatttgcattagggtgatcacttagagtaaACATCCTTAGTCATATCTCCAtatacccatgtgatcaagcagttgtttttcttctgcgtttctactttcaaagttctttctctgtatgtgaatagttttctttctcataagaactTATATATTCCTTTTAATATTCACAAGGCTGCTTTTTGATGAAGGAATTAATCTTGGCAACACAAAGGTCTCTAGGAAATGTGGTATGCTTAAAATGTTTCAACATCACATACAGGAAAAATCCTTAAGGATGGCTCATaggtaaagtaaaaaatatatggTAGCAGCAAGGAGGCTTATGTTGGTTTACAGTGATAACTTTTGTGCATGGAGAGATATAATGGATACCATcctgaaaaatataatattaataaaaggcAGTAGATCAACcagatggagggaagggaaggtaaCAGTGGTGAGGAAGGCACAAATAATAGTAAAAAGCCCTCAAGAAAGTCTTTAATCACATAAGTTGGAAGTAGTTTTTATGGAGGAtctaaggaaaaaatatcatGAGAAATCACAAAGAATGGGAAAGTATGGGTGGCTGTGATCCACTCAGTGGAGAGAAGGAATAGTCACATCAATGAGATTGCAGATCATTAAAGAAAGATCAGAGAATAAATACATGAGAGAAATAGATAATagaaaaagcagaagaaagtGAAGGAcctgaagagaggaaggaagtaaGACAAAGAAAATGGCATCCATCCTGACTAAATTTTATTGTGGTCTACTGGAGGAATATTTGGTATTCATTATAATAAGTTAAATATAACAAGGAGGTTAATGAGAGGAAAGTAAATTGGTTTTTGGCAATCAAGACATCACATAGTACTAAAGAACTGCTAATGAAACTCTAGTTAAAGTATGAACAGAAGGTGCAGACTAGTAAGAATgttgttgtttcctcatttttcagccatgtctaactctctatgaccctatttggttttttcttggcaaatatattggaatgGTTCAACATTTATATcactaactcattttataggtgaggaaaatgaggcaaacatggtgaagtaacttgccataggtcaaaaagaaaataagtgtctgaggttgaatttgaactcggaAAGAGGTGTCTTCCTGACCTTAGCCACTTGGCTGCCAAAAAAATAATTCTGTGGTAGAAATAATTGATTCAACTTGCAAAAGAAACTGTCCAGGAGCTataagcaagcaagcaagaaatAAGGAACTCATTTTCATCAAATATGGAATATGGAAAGttggaagaaattttaaatacatttattgaGTGTGCTATATTTGTATTTCTGCCATAGCAAAATGACTTTCATCCCTGTTGAAACAAGCAATCTGATCTCTGCTTTAACAGGGAAGGCAAAGTGTTGAAGTAATATAGCTATAGATCTGTAGAACAGGGCCAATGATGTTTTTctatagaatacctaaataaaagtttcagtgtaaaaacaaataatatctgAGGAAACATAGGGGAATCCCTGCCAATGTGAGGAGATGATGggtgaaaaacaaattaatagagGGGAAAAGGGTGAAGAACATAGGCtacagaaagaaaaggagagatgatGGATTCAATTCTCATTTTACTGCTCTTTTCTCTGCCTCAAGGCAGACATGGTAGAGATTCCTCTCCCCATTTCAACCCATTAGAATCTTTAATTTCCCTCAAGCTTTCACTTTGGTGCTCATCTCTGTAAGAATCGATTCTCTCCCCTCCATTTCAGATATATGGAGCTGATAACTAAGACATGTAAGGATATAGTAAGAATATAGTAAGGAGATAGTAAGCAGTTCTACACATGTTGACATTGCCTGGACTAGTTGAACTACATCTTGCTGCTCCTTGAATggatatggagaaagggagaggacacAGCCCTGGAAAAGGACAAATATCTTAATTATAAAAAAAGGGAATAGAATGGATCCTTCAAATTGGAATTCAGTGAGACTAACTTCCTTTACTAGTAAAATTCAGGAATGAATTATTAAAGGAATATTTACACATcagttagaaaatgaaataatctatacCAGAAAGAAGgacacattttatttattaatgtctGCTTGATGGAAATCTACATTATTTCCAATTCTTCTCTATCACAAAAATACTGATTTATGGCTATAtcaatctatatttatatttttaaacatacttTTCTGGCATTGAATCAGTTCCTATGTCTTctcatgcttttctgtatttcttatatTTACTGTTTTATACAACAGTataaaattccattacatttatttatCACAATGTAGTAATTCCTTAATAAGCAGAAATCTCCTTTGCCTTCAGTTTTTAACACACTACTGAAAGTGCTgctatagatatgtgtgtgtatacatatattttcttctattaagaAAGAATAACAAAGAGTTTTCCctcataataaataaaatttgagaCCCTCCTTTGGTGAGTATATGAAGGTATTTTTCCCTTCTTGCAAAATGGAGATGTACTGCAAAAGGTGGTAAGTGCACCCACTTGTCTTCAGccattgtaacagttaaaatttaggggagatggggagactgaggcaggtagaaattagtgtctctctgcaaggagtattatattttttagaggtttattgaagattaaggattaaagaaaatacaggataagaaacacatgtccaggccatagagtggcctagacacaacctcacctacattatgaaaaaaaccacgcctgccccaaaatggaagtccaagagcccgagagagccctcaaaagcctttgaatcagcttaaataccttctcgatctcggcccaggtgagattacaaggcattctggggaagtggagcaaaggctcgtggggattgtagtcctgtattcgagtctattttttacaccatctttgttttttaaatctctaatCATAAAGTAACTATCCCTACCCTCCATTCTCCTTTGGCGAGGTACTAGGAAGTACACAATCTTTCAGAATTGCCTCTATACATTTCCCCTTTAtatgtttcctttccttttacttACATAGCATATTCATTAACATGACTCATTTGCCAGTTAATATGTATGAGCTAATTATACAAGTGTAGTTTAGGTAAGAGTTCAAAAGTTTAAACAGATCAGGTGAAAACTAAACAAACTTGGTTCAAAACTGAGTGATAACTTAGCAATGTCCTTGGCTAATGCTATATTTCTTTATCTGGTCTCAGGCATCCTGTTTTGATGAGACAAACAGcatttttccatttcaatttttctCTCAATTCCCACTTCTTTCATTTATCAGTCTTGATTTCTCACTAATTCAGCATATCTGTTCCAATTTCTGCAACATTTAGAAAcatctatatctctatattattatattctttgtTTTAACTTTCTCAGAACCATCATCAGTACTCCTGAGATCTTATTTACTTTTGTAAAAATAACTGCTTTCATCCCTTCTACAACTTCAGTAATCAAATTCTTTAAACCTAGGCTGAGGTATGGAATTAATATCAGTCCCAAAATGGCACAAAGTACAATAAAACCAATTTGTTTCCATCAGCTTCCAGTGAGAAAAGACAGCTATCTATAATTCCAAATGGAGTTACATTTTGTACTGCCACAAGTgccatttttctaatattatttgCTATGTCACACCACTTTTTaacattagattatttagtttccaattaattttttatttatctttccatggagtttcattgattataatttttattgtgttatgttctgaaaagtatgcatttattatttctgtttttatgctTTTGATTGTGAAGTTTTCCTACATTACTATGTGGTAATATTTTGTGTAGGAGTCATGTACTGcggaaaagaaggtatatttctttctacTACCATTTAattctctccagagatctattaattttaacttttccaagatttcattcaattccattacttctgtctttttttttgctttatttatctagatctgaaaaggAGAAGTtgaggtctctcactagtatagttttactttctattccctcctgaagtccattaaatttctcctttaaaaaatttataggcTAGCCAGGCAGAGTCAAGTTGGCAGCTTAGGAGCAACAGAAGTCAAAATATCTCTGACTATTCTTCCacaccaatctttaaaaagtacttcaaaaaagacagaaatccaaacCTAACAACACTCTCCTGCTGAACACAATTTGAAAGGAAAGCAGAGAAAGTCAATTTTCATTGTATAAGGAAAAGGCCAGCAATAAGAATAGGCTAGCCaaactcccctcccccacttacTTCATTGAGATCTACAGGGGCTGCAAATATGATGTAGCACCTCAGATCCACTATGTGAGGTCCAGAGCCCTGACAGGGGGTGGTAGGGAGGAATTTGGGGGGGGATGCCATCTGGTTGGGCACCCACAGTCTCTATAGTGGCTGGCTATGGTGAAGATTTCACTGGAGAACAGATTAGCTCAGCAGAAAAGCTCAACCAATATAATCCAGTATaccagcagaggagagagaagattgaAGACCACTCCAGGGCAGAGCATCTCAAACACCCTGGTACAATAAACCAACAGAGGGGCTAGTTTACAGACTTTGAGGAGGGGGGATGAGTaaacaatagaagaaaaagaaggaggtaATCTACAGGGATAAAGACCAAAGAACAGAAACAAGAGGATTATG encodes:
- the LOC100028273 gene encoding olfactory receptor 13A1-like; this translates as MASNNQTLVTEFILQGFSETPQLQILLFISFLFLYLTALTGNILIVMTTSLDSNLHTPMYFFLANLAILDIGCTSTVLPKLLENLVVEKKSISYEGCMTQLYFLSWFLGTELLLFTVMAYDRYVAICHPLHYNTMLSKMICVLLVSSVWVTSALVSLLHTGLMVRLTFCGPNEIQHFLCEIPSLLLLSCSSTYLNNIAIIMADVYFGVINFVLTMVSYGFIISNILKIRTTEGKKKAFSTCSSHLMVVSIYYTTIIYTYFFPGSGSSMDNGKVVALLYTAFCPTVNPLIYTLRNKDFKTALKKMFLFIQ